A genomic stretch from Ignavibacteriales bacterium includes:
- the cas6 gene encoding CRISPR-associated endoribonuclease Cas6, which produces MRFEMAMRSADDTGQILIPINFQYQMSNAIYRRIQRRDRGYARMLRDRGAVHGYKSFKLFTFSRLRADDIKPADINGRKMLAVGSEHVRMTVSMVSERLFDILLWGNHKDRTLRLGDARLICNIYSMPEPRIGGALKLRTISPIVLSRKIYRKSALTGKFKEVYMSPDDPDYLEYLKRNIEEKFTAWKSALGEPVYSVERRMLRTGTIRSFKPVSKPRPSLTILKEGRRAETRVRGWSFDFEIEGHPEILEFAYRAGFGKMNPTGFGCVEII; this is translated from the coding sequence ATGAGATTTGAGATGGCGATGAGATCGGCGGATGATACCGGGCAGATACTGATACCGATCAATTTCCAATACCAGATGTCGAATGCCATATACAGGCGGATACAGAGACGGGATAGAGGGTACGCGCGGATGCTGAGGGACCGCGGAGCGGTACACGGGTACAAGAGCTTTAAACTCTTTACGTTTTCACGCCTGAGGGCGGATGACATTAAGCCCGCGGACATAAACGGGCGGAAGATGCTGGCCGTGGGTTCGGAGCACGTGAGGATGACGGTCTCGATGGTGAGCGAGAGGCTGTTCGATATTCTGCTGTGGGGAAATCATAAGGACAGGACACTGAGGCTGGGGGACGCGAGGCTTATCTGCAACATTTATTCGATGCCGGAACCGCGGATCGGAGGCGCGCTGAAGCTGAGAACGATCTCACCCATCGTACTTTCGCGAAAGATTTACCGCAAGAGCGCGCTGACGGGGAAATTTAAGGAAGTGTACATGAGCCCTGATGACCCGGACTATCTTGAATACCTGAAGCGGAACATCGAGGAAAAGTTTACCGCGTGGAAGAGCGCGCTGGGAGAGCCTGTCTATTCGGTGGAAAGGCGGATGCTGAGAACGGGAACCATACGGAGCTTTAAGCCGGTGAGCAAGCCGAGACCGAGCCTGACCATTCTGAAGGAGGGACGGCGGGCCGAGACACGCGTAAGGGGATGGAGCTTCGACTTCGAGATCGAGGGACACCCGGAGATACTGGAGTTCGCGTACCGGGCGGGATTCGGGAAAATGAATCCGACGGGTTTTGGATGCGTGGAGATAATTTAA
- a CDS encoding aldo/keto reductase — MQKRRLGRSELHISPFVLGTNVFGHTVNEKTGFEILDAFRESGFETIDTANSYTMWAPGNKGGESETIIGNWMKDRGARKEMIIATKVGWEITDEIKGLTRKQIITEVENSLRRLRTDYIDLYQSHRDDPNTPQEETLSAYDELVQQGKVRVIGASNYSADRLAEALAISAEKGYPRYESLQPLYNLYDREDYEKNLEQFCLSEDLGVIPYFAIARGFLTGKYRGDDDVSKSPRGNNVKNTYFNDRGWRILSALDDISEQHFATPVQIALAWLIHRPSITAPISSATSPQQLKELLGSSEISLTEDDIKKLDEASAV, encoded by the coding sequence ATGCAAAAACGCCGCCTAGGTAGATCCGAACTCCATATCTCACCCTTTGTCCTCGGCACCAATGTTTTCGGACATACCGTAAATGAAAAAACCGGCTTCGAAATACTCGACGCATTCCGCGAATCCGGCTTTGAAACGATTGACACAGCTAACTCCTACACTATGTGGGCTCCCGGCAATAAGGGAGGCGAATCGGAAACAATAATTGGAAATTGGATGAAGGACCGTGGCGCGCGCAAAGAAATGATTATCGCGACAAAGGTTGGCTGGGAGATCACTGATGAAATTAAAGGACTTACACGCAAACAGATCATTACCGAGGTCGAAAATTCTCTCCGACGTCTCCGGACCGATTACATCGACCTGTACCAGTCGCACCGCGACGACCCCAATACTCCGCAGGAGGAAACGCTCTCCGCTTACGATGAACTCGTACAGCAGGGCAAGGTCCGCGTCATCGGTGCTTCTAACTATTCCGCTGACCGCCTCGCCGAAGCACTGGCTATATCCGCCGAAAAAGGTTACCCGCGCTACGAGTCGCTCCAGCCCCTGTATAATCTCTACGACCGTGAGGACTACGAAAAAAACCTCGAACAATTTTGCCTTAGTGAAGATCTCGGTGTGATTCCTTACTTCGCTATCGCGAGGGGATTCCTTACGGGGAAGTACCGCGGTGACGATGACGTAAGTAAGTCCCCGCGCGGGAATAACGTAAAAAATACATACTTCAATGACCGCGGGTGGCGCATACTCTCCGCTCTCGACGATATATCCGAGCAACACTTCGCGACCCCTGTGCAGATAGCTCTCGCGTGGCTCATTCACCGCCCGTCTATCACAGCCCCGATCTCCAGCGCCACAAGCCCTCAACAGCTCAAAGAGCTCCTCGGCTCTTCGGAGATCTCACTCACGGAAGACGACATAAAAAAACTGGACGAAGCCAGCGCAGTCTAG
- a CDS encoding endonuclease domain-containing protein yields MRRKILPYNPKLKTFSRNLRNNPTPGETSLWKYLRTKQIKGYKFRRQVPISNYVLDFFCKELMLAIEIDGSSHAEKISRDKKRQKELESYGIEFLRFTESDVIKDSNNVALTILNWVDKNEKKNPEN; encoded by the coding sequence ATGAGAAGGAAAATCCTCCCATATAATCCAAAGTTAAAAACCTTCTCACGTAATTTAAGAAATAATCCCACGCCCGGTGAAACTTCACTATGGAAGTATCTCCGAACGAAACAAATTAAAGGATATAAATTCAGAAGACAGGTACCCATTTCAAATTATGTATTGGATTTCTTTTGTAAAGAATTGATGCTGGCAATTGAGATAGACGGTTCGTCACATGCCGAGAAAATCAGCAGAGATAAAAAACGCCAAAAAGAATTAGAGTCATACGGTATCGAATTTCTACGATTTACTGAGTCTGATGTTATAAAAGATTCAAATAATGTAGCTCTTACGATCTTAAATTGGGTGGATAAAAATGAAAAGAAAAATCCTGAGAATTAG
- a CDS encoding sigma-70 family RNA polymerase sigma factor: MLEEGILINTLQAGEAGASFEEAFKELVEEYQNLVYNTAMGFVRNAEDAEDIAQEVFAEVYRSVANFRGDSKLSTWLYRITTTKSLDFLRKMKRKKRWGSLIPSKQDPDEVKDVSYFHPGADMNNKEQSEALFKAIDKLPENQRIAFTLAKVDGLSYDEICDVMKTSKPSVESLVHRARTNLRKYLKKYYEREMSN, encoded by the coding sequence ATATTGGAAGAAGGCATACTGATAAATACACTTCAGGCGGGTGAAGCAGGCGCTTCGTTCGAGGAAGCATTTAAGGAGCTGGTAGAAGAATACCAGAACCTGGTGTATAATACCGCAATGGGCTTTGTCAGGAATGCGGAGGATGCAGAGGACATCGCGCAGGAGGTGTTTGCGGAGGTGTACAGGAGCGTTGCGAACTTCCGGGGTGACTCTAAATTATCAACGTGGCTGTACAGGATCACCACAACAAAGTCGCTGGATTTTCTGAGGAAGATGAAGCGGAAGAAGAGGTGGGGCTCGCTGATACCTTCGAAGCAGGATCCTGATGAAGTGAAGGATGTGAGCTACTTCCATCCCGGCGCGGACATGAATAACAAGGAGCAGAGCGAGGCGCTGTTTAAGGCGATCGACAAGCTTCCCGAAAACCAGAGGATCGCATTTACGCTGGCAAAGGTAGATGGGCTGAGTTATGATGAGATCTGCGACGTGATGAAGACGAGTAAGCCATCTGTGGAATCGCTGGTTCACCGGGCAAGGACGAATTTGAGGAAGTATTTGAAGAAGTATTATGAGAGGGAGATGAGTAATTGA